tctgtcactctctcaaaGCCACACTCCCCAAGGGAGCACCCCTCAGTCAGACAGGCAGCACGGCTCCCAGGCAGGCAGGTCCCCAGCGATAAACCCCCACGGGGAGCTCCCAAGTCATGGTGGGAGGAGAGCTAAcgaggcaggaggggcaggagaacaGCCACACGAGGACccaggcaggaggggcaggagaacaGCCACATGAGGACccaggcaggaggggcaggagaacaGCCACATGAGGACccaggcaggaggggcaggagaacaGCCACACGAGGACccaggcaggaggggcaggagaacaGCCACACGAGGACccaggcaggaggggcaggagaacaGCCACATGAGGACccaggcaggaggggcaggagaacaGCCACACGAGGACccaggcaggaggggcaggagaacaGCCACATGAGGACCCaggcaggagggggcaggacaACAGCCACACGAGGACccaggcaggaggggcaggagaacaGCCACACGAGGACccaggcaggaggggcaggagaacaGCCACACGAGGACccaggcaggaggggcaggagaacaGCCACATGAGGACCCaggcaggagggggcaggagaacaGCCACACGAGGACccaggcaggaggggcaggagaacaGCCACATGAGGACCCAgacaggagggggcaggagaacaGCCACATGAGGACccaggcaggaggggcaggaggggcaggagaacaGCCACATGAGGACCCaggcaggagggggcaggagaacaGCCACACGAGGACccaggcaggaggggcaggagaacaGCCACATGAGGACCCAGGCAGGATGGAGCAGGAGAACAGCCACACGAGGACccaggcaggaggggcaggagaacaGCCACATGAGGACccaggcaggaggggcaggagaataGCCACACGAGGACCAAGACAGGATGCCGCCACCAACATACTCAACCCCTACTCTGCAGCGCCTCCGAGTTCCAGACAGGGAGAACTTCTGACACGGGCTCGGTTGTAGAATGGGACCGCAAAATATCTCATGGAAGATAACAGGTTTGAAGTCAGGGGAAGGTGTTAAGAGAAAATGATGAAGGAAcgacgggggggacggggacggggacggATGTGTGTCATTGTTCACGTCACATGATTCAACCACGCCACTCCATGACTCTTTTTGCTTTTCTTGTACATTTGTCATAGTTCCCCttcccatctcttcctcctccttcatcttcatccctcctttcctacgtctcctccaccctccacgcCTTCTCCTGCTGTTGCGGATGCTGAGCAAGTAAACGAGCATTGCCGTGCCAGACCGTGAAATGGTCCTTATCTATCTCTGCCATTAGAGTGGGTCCTATTAGAAGGCCTTGCATTATTCAGTAAGACCAGGCAGACTGATCATTACAGACCAGAGTCTGTTCTCCTACACAGATaccctttctgtgtgtgtgtgtgtgtgtgtgtgtctgtgtctgtgtctgtgtgcctgagcTCTTCTTTGTACTTTAACCTGACATTGGGGGTAGCTCCCAATGACGCAATGTTGGCATTATGGCATAACATTAACAAGGAGACTTTCCTGGAGACAGTTGCTTGCCTGTCTGAAAGCAGCTTAACTAAGATGTTTTGGGGATGGGATGCAGACAGAGGCCCTTAGTGGCATCCTGTCTGGAGAAAAAAGTAGCCTGTCTATAACcccaaagagagggaaagacaggagaggaaagaagttTATTTATATTCACTTTATCGGATCACCACAACAACTGTCATTTCTCTGATCTCAGGCCAAACAGTGCCATTCACCAGCTTTTCGGTCAAGTCCTCCAAAAAGAACGTAACGGCTGAAGAACATTACTGCAACAAATCTGATTACAAGTAGGCCTACGAAATCAGTCCTCACGAATTACAGCTTATTTGATACTccgtgtttttttgttttttttccctgaGGCAAATCACAAATGAAGTGGCAAGGCACATGGTGATGTAGCCACTAGGAGAGGGAAAGCGTGGCTGAGCATATGGCGTTGCGCTTTTTTATATGCGGAGGATGGAAGGATGAATATGAATCGAAATCTGAGGCAAGCTGCTGGGCAGAGTGGAGCTCTCCAGCAGGGTTGCGAGGCGTCCCTACGGGTTAGAGTGCAGTGAAATCATTGCTGGACATATGGTAAACAGCTATTTTATTACCGATTAGGGTAAGAGGATAGATAATGAACCTTAACGTGATGACCTGTGCACATAGTGCCTACGCGCGTAATGGTAAAGGTCCTGTGTTTTATGCGTTAATGCTGAGATAAGGTGTATTTGCGACATGGCTTTCTCGGACCGGCAATTAGACTTTGCCATTAACCATTTGTTACCTTCACTATTTCTCTCGCATAGCTTGGCACCTTGCTGATTAGAGCGCGCACGATCGATAATTAAGCAAATTAAACTGGACTGATGGGTCAATTCGCTCTTTTATTTGAGCTTTGAGGTAGTGATAGTTCACATAATCTTACAAATCAATAACATGAAATAAACTAATGTATTATTCAATTCCATAACTGAAATGTCCATTACTTTCAAAATACACACTACATGTGAAGAGTTGAAGTGCCAGTGACGTTGCAGCTGTACGCACGGCTGAGAAAACTACTCTGCATTTTCAATGTCCAAATTAAGAGAAATAATGTAATTTTAACTAACTACCAACTGTAGCTCCAGACTGCATGCCATTCCAAAATCCACTTTTCCTAGTTGATTTACAAAATAAACCTCATCATTTCACGGACCGAAGATCAAATATTTTCACCGACAGTCTATCATTCTGGAGAAACTTTCCCCCTCGCATTTCCGTGCTTGCATATCTTATCAATTTTAATATGGTTGCCCCGGGGGTAGTTATGCAACAGCCTGTTAAATTAATTATTTGAAGGCATTACACATCCCTTTAGCGCCCCTCCGATGGTGCCGGTTGTGAAGAACGAACAGTCAACCAGTCCTTTTCCCATCATTTGACTCAGCACTTACTGGATAGGAAATTCTAGCACCACAATTTCTAGACAGCACTTACACAGCACTGGAATGTGATCAGACCATATGCCTGAAGGAAAGCCTCTAATTTAGTTTGTGCACGCAGCCATCATGATGTACAGAACCATGGATGGAAGCTTAAAATGCATTTAACCTATggatttaaaacatttaaataattcCATCCATACATTTAATGAATTGAATTAGCCTTATCTACAGTTTCTGTATGAAAATATGTCAATATCAAATAAGAGACACGTTGATTTAAAACAGCCTAAGTAAAAAGCTCCTTGTCCTCATAGCCTATGGGAAATAGACCTAACGGCAGTTCTTCCGTCCATGACATGGTATGTTTTCGAAGACAGGCGTGAGAAAAAGACTGGCAAGCCATCCATGTGGCTCTGATGCGATAGCACTccttgaggagagagagggaacgttGTTACTCCGTGGGACAGGCACGCTGCCAGGATCCCCGCTACGCTGGAGCATTGGGCGTGGCTTATCTTAAGGTGGAACATAATAGACCACCGAGACAAATATTCAACCAAAAATAAAGACATAATTACAAATGGCCTATTACTGTATTATAACGATAGAATAAGGGTTGTGGTTCATTGAAAAATTTGAGACCAGCTCATTTTAAATAGCGATGCAACAAAATAGATTCACTACTCTTCGAATCATGCTGTTATCCTATCAAGGAAACCATGTTTGAAGTAGTCTGTCCTGCATTTCTGTCAGTAGCACACGTGAATTGCGATGTAAAAAGTGTTAAGGCTCGGTCAAGTTGGACGACCTTAAATAAGAGGGTGGGACGTGATTAAGCAGTGAGGACGACTCCCTCCCCACTGTGATGCAGCTAACCTGcgcttctcctccagctcgctATATAAAGTAGAACTAGCAGCTCTGAAATCTCACAGCTTCAGTAGACAGCTCCGTGGTGCTGAAATCGCTCGTAAACACACCCGCAGTAGCAAGATCTCAGAGAAACTCACAGAAACATGCATGGAAACATGGACGGATTTTCCTGGAAACTTTTTGTACTTGTGTGTCTAATTGTACAGGGGTCTGCGCAAGATTTCGGACAGACTCAGTTTATTTGTACGTCAGTGCCCAAGGATATGGACTTGTGCGCGGCTACGATGCAGAACAGCGGTCCGGCGGAGGACTTGAAGACGACGGTGATGCAACTGAGGGAGACGGTGCTTCAACAAAAGGAGACAATTATGAACCAAAAGGAGACAATCAGGGAACTAACGTCAAAGTTGAGCCGGTGCGAGAGCCAGAGCTTGCCCGAGGCTGGAGCAGCGGGCAGGCGGCCTGGGGCCAAGAACACGATGGGGGATGTTTCGCGGGGCCCCACGGACACGCTGGCCCAACTCGGACAGACTTTACAGACCTTAAAACAAAGGCTGGAGAATCTCGAGGTAGGCATATCTGGACTGGCAGTGTTAGCACATTCAATAGCGCAGGTCAAGCCTTTTATCCAAGTGTAGTTCACATTTGCCAAACATTGAAGTTGTAGTGTTTACTGTAAGCACAAATAGGCATCTGTTAAGCTAGCTATAAGGTTGTTTCCACTCTGTCTATAATGCCATAGCCTCTTAATGACCTACACATGCCTTAGCTACTAAAAGAGGGACTAGATCCAACAGCGCGCGCGACTCACGATGGGGTCAGAAGCCCCCGCATCTTTGACCAATTTAGTCACTTTGATCCAACAACAAATTCCAGTAAGCCTAGCGATGAGATAAGCGCGGTTTACCCTCAAGGAACCCTGCTTTGTAGGTGCACCCATATAGATCTTCCTCTTTGAATAGCCCAACTCGCttcctctgtccttccctcaccctttgtatctgtctgtccctcttgTCCCGTAAACAGCAATACAGCCGAAACAACGGCTCGGTGCAAGCCAACAGTCTGAAGGACCTGCTCCAGAACAAGATAGATGACATGGAGAAGCAGGTCCTGTCCCGGGTCAACACGCTGGAGGAGACCAAACCGGGTCAGAAGAACGACACTGACCAGCGTAACCGAGTGGAGACCACGCTGACCACAATGCACCACCGGATAACGGATCTAGAGAAAGGTGAGTGAATTAAGAAAACCTGAAAAATATGAGCACAGTAGGAAATCAAATCTGCAGGATTTCGTTCATATTTGCAATGCATGGCAGTAACCGTTAATTTGCTGAATATATTATCGGAATGGGTAGCCTATTCCTGAATATCTAATATGAGGGTCGTGTATTATGAAGACTTAAAGTGATCAAAATTGTTCAATCGTTCTAGATAAAACAAACTCAGAGCGTTTAGGTTACAAGCCAACACTGTTGGCAAAACAGTGCCGCAGCGGTGCGCGCGGAGACGGAGTGGGGGTGGGAGCTGCAATACTTTGCATAATCTCAGTCATTGTATTATTACAGCGACGGCATTCTCTGATAAGTCACCTGAGGGAGAGCAACCGAAAACGGACGCTTTACCCTGTTACAAGTCTTTGGTTTTACAGCAGTAGCATAGCAACGCTGTAACTTTAAAGGTTGCTGTTTAAATGCGCCCATGTCCAGCACTGCGCGCAGACAAGTGCATTTTGGAACGTCGATCAAGGTTTAGAACAGTCCGTTTCTGACCATTCCAGAGAAGAAACGTTGTATActgtagagagagtgtgtaagggaagtgtgtgtttggatgtgtgtgtgtgtgtgcgagcgaacGCGCGTGACAAAGCGTGCGAAAGAGAAAGCGAGACATATTCCCTCGGGTTTCTTCTGTTCACGTGATCACTTACCGCAGAGAAGAGGGAAATACATCAATTTTCATCACTGTGTGCCTATCATTTTTTTGCATACAAAACAAACCGACATCAATTTTGAGTTTGACTTTTCACATCGGCCATTACACCTGAAGCTCTTTGACTAATACCATGGCTGGGGTTCATCCTATCAATAAAATATCAGGGGAAACCATCCAAATAGACTCTAAACAATAGCGCCGTGTTTTGTCCACCAGGAAAAGACAACAGACCACTGGACAAGTTTCAACTGACCTTCCCGTTGAGGACCAACTACATGTATGCCAAAGCCAAGCGGAGCCTGCCTGAGATGTACGCCTTCACCGTGTGTCTGTGGATCAAGTCCAACGCGTCTCCTGGGGTGGGCACCCCTTTCTCTTACGCTGTCCCGGGACAGGCCAACGAACTGGTGCTGATAGAGTGGGGAAACAACCCGATGGAGATACTGATCAATGACAAGGTAATGAGCTTGCATAGATGTATGGATTACACATGCGCAACTCAGCCTACGGGTCGCTTTTGGTGTCTTAGCCTATTGACAAATGACCTGTGTAGCCTGTCAGAAAACATTTAGGTAAAGAGGAAACTGCAACGTTTAAGGTCATGAAACATTAGGCATCCTTGTTTGAGATTTTTAAATGAACATCTTGACATTCTTGCAGGTGGCTAAGTTACCTTTCATCATCAACGACGGGAAATGGCATCATATCTGCATTACCTGGACCACACGCGACGGGGTGTGGGAGGCTTTCCAGGACGGAGTGTTGAGGGGCAGCGGGGAGAACTTGGCTCCTTATCACCCCATCAAACCGCAGGGCGTGCTGATCCTCGGCCAGGAGCAGGTGAGAACGGATTGCTGAAGGGCTACTATCAATCTTATCATTCCAAATCACAGCACGAGGCAGAAACACGTTTTTATTATCAGTCAAGGAAATATTAAAATATTAGAAAGCGCCACTAGTACAGTGATCAGAGAAAGGAATATTCATGTAATGGGATTGTAAGGACATTGATGGGATGGCCAATTAAGGTCGGCCCACCTAATAAGGCCCCCGAGCTACCCATTACAATGGAACACCACATTAGGTGAATAAATCCATTGGCGCTCATTGGATTGTCCTTTACCGATATAACAAATGAGAAATATTTAGTATAAAAACCTAAACGTGCGTGATAGTATAGGACATCAAGGGCTCTCAAATGGAGCAGCGTCATTTGACATTGATGGTCCGTGAAGATTCCCAAATCCTCACTGCATCTCGAAATCCAAAATAACcaacacccctccccaccccactccACCCCAAATCTCGTGCCAACAAATTAACCTTGAACGTGTGTCTTTGTTTCACAGGACACGCTGGGAGGTGGGTTCGACGCCACCCAAGCATTTGTTGGTGAGCTGGCAAATTTGAACATGTGGGATAGGAAGCTTTCTATCGGTGAGATCTATAACCTGGCAACCTGCAACAGCAAAGCGCAAGCTGGCAACGTCTTCTCTTGGTCGGAGACCAACATAGAGATATTCGGTGGAGCTACTAAATGGACATTCGAGCCATGTCGTTCGCTCAACTGAACTGCATTTCGTTGTGACAAAAAGGCCTGCGTGTATTTCTGAGCTTCTGTCGTTTTTGTCTTTGTTAAAGACAATTAGATATTTATTTAATGATAAGCTTAAACCTGGGATTTCTATTCATAATTAGATATTTATgtgcaaaacaaaacatttcctTGGTCTTGAAAAAAAACATTCGTCTTTGGAAACCCCTGTTGGAAAGTGTTGgtatctgtttctcttttttcttgGGAGTTTTGTTGCAAGCGCACTTGAGCTTTTTGATTCGCATATTTTGTCCAGGACCGGCAGTGGGGCAATCCAAGCCTTATTTTGGACATTTCACAACCCGCTGCGGAATTACACACAATTCTCACCCTCTGAAAGTGGGAGATTACGCTGTCCGTCTAATTCTTGTCAGTATTTGACGCCGTGAAGTGATGATGTTTGACCTCTCGATAAATCAGCTCCGTCCcaaacctcccctctctcccgcccCTCCGGAACTTGCACTGTGACTGACGAAGAAAGCCTGGGGAGGAGGGTACGTTTTGAAGGACACTGCAAAGTCGGACTGTAAAAGTCATTCTTTTGTAATTGTCGTTTGCTTCAAGTGTTTCTGTAAGAATGTCGTTACTTGCCAACATGCTAAAGCCTGGGTGCCTTGGGCTGGTACAAGTATTCAGCACATACGTTTTAAGTTGAAAATTCAGTCTTGTTTGGTTTATTTTGAAGGGGGATTTCTTGTTATTCAGATAAATGTTAATTAATTGCGGTTTGTTATCGGACATGACGTGTTTGGGCAGGTGTTTGTACTCTGTGTTAGGAATGTTACAGTGTTTGTATAGTAACGGCATGAATGACAAAATGCTGCAACAGCATCGTCGAAATCTGCTTTACTATCCTCTCGGGTCTGGGTTTTTTACTGTATTGTTATATGCTCCAAGCATGGCAAAACTGAGAGATGAAAATATCTAATTTTTCTAATAAAATTGTGATACTATCCTTAGTGCATTTTTGACATTGATTGCATGCAgttgtgcagagagaaagagtgaataGATAGAATGAGATAGAATGAAAGACACAGATTCAGAGGGGGGAATGAAGGCTGCCCAAACATGATTACATCTTGTGAAATTGTAAAGAAAATACAGTAGTGTACGATCAGTGACAAAGAAAAAAGTCAAAATGAAGGTCAGAAGGGTTTGGGAAAAGAAATGAGAATCtgtggtgtgtatgtttgtCGTGTCGCCTTTCAGCTGACTGCAGAaaat
The sequence above is drawn from the Hypomesus transpacificus isolate Combined female unplaced genomic scaffold, fHypTra1 scaffold_490, whole genome shotgun sequence genome and encodes:
- the nptx1l gene encoding neuronal pentraxin 1 like, producing the protein MHGNMDGFSWKLFVLVCLIVQGSAQDFGQTQFICTSVPKDMDLCAATMQNSGPAEDLKTTVMQLRETVLQQKETIMNQKETIRELTSKLSRCESQSLPEAGAAGRRPGAKNTMGDVSRGPTDTLAQLGQTLQTLKQRLENLEQYSRNNGSVQANSLKDLLQNKIDDMEKQVLSRVNTLEETKPGQKNDTDQRNRVETTLTTMHHRITDLEKGKDNRPLDKFQLTFPLRTNYMYAKAKRSLPEMYAFTVCLWIKSNASPGVGTPFSYAVPGQANELVLIEWGNNPMEILINDKVAKLPFIINDGKWHHICITWTTRDGVWEAFQDGVLRGSGENLAPYHPIKPQGVLILGQEQDTLGGGFDATQAFVGELANLNMWDRKLSIGEIYNLATCNSKAQAGNVFSWSETNIEIFGGATKWTFEPCRSLN